In Fusarium oxysporum Fo47 chromosome XII, complete sequence, one DNA window encodes the following:
- a CDS encoding NADP-dependent oxidoreductase domain-containing protein: protein MTSAGKSPLKLILGAANVGDKEADPWARYDTPDEVNAFINVFARRGYTQLDTAAVYSPQAPYSSEPRLGAVNAGERFGIDTKADFVKGHTKENITHDIDNSLKLLKINQINVYYLHIPDRNNPVEPAIEALDQGYRDGKIKAWGISNFRANEVQQVIDICEKRGFVKPAVYQGHYNALVRAGEKELFPILRKNSMAFYAYSPAAGGLFSGSHKSPAPNGRFDTAHKSGSITNSLYIKPSILGAVDKAIEVFAKHDIGGHAAALRWTAHHSILDKKYGDGLIIGASSPQQLESNVDTIEEGPLPEEVAAALNAVYEEAGDEVSYHM from the exons ATGACTTCCGCTGGAAAATCACCTCTCAAGCTGATTCTTGGAGCCGCAAAC GTCGGAGACAAGGAAGCTGACCCTTGGGCTCGCTACGATACTCCAGATGAAGTCAATGCCTTCATCAATGTCTTCGCCAGACGAGGCTACACTCAGCTCGACACTGCTGCAGTCTATTCACCCCAGGCTCCCTACAGCTCTGAGCCTCGTCTCGGGGCCGTCAATGCAGGCGAGAGATTCGGCATTGACACCAAAGCAGATTTCGTGAAGGGCCATACCAAAGAGAACATTACTCATGATATCGACAACTCACTCAAGCTTCTAAAGATCAACCAGATCAATGTCTATTATCTTCACATACCTGATCGTAACAATCCGGTTGAGCCAGCCATCGAAGCTCTGGACCAGGGCTACAGAGATGGTAAGATCAAAGCTTGGGGCATCTCCAACTTCCGGGCCAATGAAGTTCAACAAGTGATCGATATCTGTGAAAAGAGAGGTTTCGTCAAGCCTGCTGTTTATCAGGGTCACTATAACGCACTTGTCCGCGCCGGCGAGAAAGAGCTGTTCCCCATTCTTCGAAAGAATAGCATGGCGTTTTATGCCTATAGTCCTGCTGCTGGCGGTCTCTTTTCTGGAAGCCACAAAAGTCCTGCTCCAAATGGACGATTTGACACGGCA CACAAATCAGGAAGCATCACTAATTCGCTCTACATCAAGCCATCCATTCTTGGAGCTGTCGACAAGGCCATTGAAGTGTTCGCCAAGCATGACATCGGAGGGCATGCTGCAGCCCTCAGATGGACGGCGCATCACAGCATTCTCGACAAGAAATACGGCGACGGATTGATCATCGGTGCATCTAGCCCTCAACAGCTCGAGAGCAATGTTGATACGATTGAGGAGGGGCCGCTGCCTGAAGaagttgctgctgctcttaACGCCGTGTACGAAGaggctggtgatgaggtCTCTTACCATATGTAG